The following coding sequences are from one Arcobacter nitrofigilis DSM 7299 window:
- a CDS encoding deoxyguanosinetriphosphate triphosphohydrolase yields MYSKLLSKKKYYGEGKQLSESKNEEFYRSSFHKDYDRLIFSKSFRRLSKKTQVHPLSKNDHVHNRLTHSLEVASVGRSLGLRAGEIFKRKNESVNPYDVGYIVQTACLAHDIGNPPFGHAGEEVIKEWFSKNKEEDFLNALSSDELDDFLNLDGNAQSFRIVSKLENNSFKGGMNLTFSTLGALIKYPYASSNCKKIGKSKFNFFQSEKEFFELLFKELDLVKKDGTYMRHPLSYLMEVADDICYGLLDLQDAHELKIITLNDTIKIFEYILGEEEVENSLANEKYDDFQRLSRFVALSINNLTNHAMEKFEENLENICSESQEKDLLSYFTNDDLKQGLLVAKRLGHEKVFNETRKVELELGAYNIIEILLDNLIKATYRLHNCKDEKKLSFKDQRALQLMENDKPNKNDSLYNMYQRVIDYIVGMTDNHAKYIAHQFIGMSY; encoded by the coding sequence ATGTATTCAAAACTATTATCTAAGAAAAAATATTATGGTGAGGGTAAACAACTCTCAGAATCAAAAAATGAAGAGTTTTATAGAAGTAGTTTCCATAAAGATTATGATAGATTGATATTTTCAAAGTCTTTTAGAAGACTTTCAAAAAAAACACAAGTTCATCCTTTATCTAAAAATGACCATGTTCACAATAGATTGACCCATAGTTTAGAAGTAGCAAGTGTGGGGAGAAGTTTAGGTTTAAGAGCTGGAGAGATATTTAAAAGAAAAAATGAGAGTGTAAATCCTTATGATGTGGGCTACATAGTTCAAACAGCTTGTTTAGCACATGATATTGGTAATCCTCCTTTTGGTCATGCTGGGGAAGAAGTTATTAAAGAGTGGTTTTCAAAAAATAAAGAAGAAGATTTTTTAAATGCCTTATCAAGTGATGAGTTAGACGATTTTTTAAACTTAGATGGCAATGCCCAAAGTTTTAGAATAGTATCAAAACTTGAAAACAATAGTTTTAAAGGTGGTATGAATCTTACTTTTTCTACCTTGGGAGCACTTATAAAGTATCCTTATGCTTCAAGTAATTGTAAAAAAATAGGAAAGTCAAAATTCAACTTTTTTCAAAGTGAAAAAGAGTTTTTCGAACTACTTTTTAAGGAGCTTGATTTAGTAAAAAAAGATGGAACATATATGAGGCATCCTCTATCTTATTTGATGGAAGTTGCTGATGATATTTGTTATGGTCTATTAGATTTACAAGATGCCCATGAGCTCAAAATCATAACACTTAATGACACAATAAAAATCTTTGAGTATATACTAGGAGAAGAAGAGGTTGAAAACTCACTTGCAAATGAAAAGTATGATGATTTTCAAAGATTATCAAGATTTGTTGCTTTATCAATCAACAATCTTACCAATCATGCAATGGAAAAGTTTGAAGAAAATTTAGAGAATATTTGTAGTGAAAGCCAAGAAAAAGATTTATTATCATATTTTACAAATGATGATTTAAAACAAGGATTATTAGTAGCAAAAAGACTAGGTCACGAAAAAGTATTTAATGAGACTAGAAAAGTAGAGTTAGAACTTGGTGCTTATAATATAATTGAAATTTTGTTAGACAATCTAATAAAAGCTACTTATAGATTACATAACTGTAAAGATGAAAAAAAGTTATCTTTTAAAGATCAAAGAGCCTTACAACTAATGGAAAATGATAAACCAAATAAAAATGACTCATTATACAATATGTACCAAAGAGTAATTGATTATATCGTGGGTATGACTGACAATCATGCAAAATATATTGCTCATCAATTTATTGGTATGAGTTATTAA
- a CDS encoding helix-turn-helix transcriptional regulator, with amino-acid sequence MDFFSNSTETEVIDFYKSVSNNIKQKRLEYGLKQLDVALEIGIKSVAFYSNCENLKYGKHFNLEHVYKLAKLFNVPPHELLK; translated from the coding sequence ATGGATTTTTTTTCTAATAGCACAGAAACAGAGGTGATAGATTTTTATAAAAGTGTATCGAACAATATAAAACAAAAGAGGTTAGAATATGGATTAAAACAATTAGATGTAGCTTTAGAAATAGGAATAAAATCTGTTGCTTTCTATTCTAATTGTGAAAATTTAAAATATGGAAAGCATTTTAATTTGGAGCATGTATATAAATTGGCAAAGTTATTTAATGTACCCCCACATGAGTTATTAAAATAA
- a CDS encoding methyl-accepting chemotaxis protein, with the protein MLDDLTLYKDSFSEVVKYTKEKDRILTTILNVDGKKIEIILSSVFEATKNERDHEASYITGTAIRSLLLARLYTMKFIDTESKDDYNRVQSEFGILAKNLSTLKSTIKNSSRITQLNESIDLIQRYTKAVTEIYDNTLKRREVINEKLNVIGPEIAKLSEEVKLSIKADQDLIGPAVKKLNSNIKSLITTISIIILALAIFLAVVLPRNIANLLSTFQTGLIDFFKYLNREMPEVELIKIDSTDEFGMMAKVVNENIEKTKVGIEEDRKLIDETITVLGEFEQGDLVQRLDISVSNPALMQLKDVLNKMADTLENNINNVLDIVEEYSSYNYLNKISTQGLKEHLLKLASGVNNLGDSITEMLLENKSNGLTLDKSSNTLLKNVDKLNQSSNEAASSLEETAAALEEITSNIRSNTENIAKMSELSSGVTKSANEGEALANDTTVAMEEINAQVTAIKEAITVIDQIAFQTNILSLNAAVEAATAGEAGKGFAVVAGEVRNLASRSAEAASEIKSLVENATNKANDGKNIAGEMIKGYKALNSNILESTNLITDIESASKEQLSGIEQINDAVNELDQQTQQNAMVASETQDIAILTDEIAKLIVSDANNKEFAGKENVKAKSAENKVKDTLPVKKEVTKPVIKKEVKNEVMKSQKDNDEWESF; encoded by the coding sequence ATGCTGGATGATTTAACATTATACAAAGATAGCTTTTCTGAAGTGGTTAAATATACAAAAGAAAAAGATAGAATATTGACTACTATATTAAATGTAGATGGTAAAAAAATAGAAATTATTTTATCTTCTGTTTTTGAAGCTACAAAAAATGAAAGAGATCATGAAGCCTCTTATATCACTGGTACTGCAATTAGAAGCTTATTATTAGCTCGACTTTATACAATGAAGTTTATAGATACTGAGTCTAAAGATGACTATAATAGAGTACAAAGTGAATTTGGTATTTTAGCAAAAAATTTGTCAACACTAAAAAGTACTATAAAAAACAGTAGTAGAATAACTCAACTTAATGAATCAATTGATTTAATACAAAGATATACAAAAGCTGTTACAGAGATATATGATAACACCCTCAAAAGAAGAGAAGTAATTAATGAAAAATTAAATGTTATTGGTCCTGAAATTGCAAAATTAAGTGAAGAAGTTAAATTATCAATTAAGGCTGATCAAGATTTAATTGGACCAGCTGTAAAGAAATTGAATTCAAATATAAAATCATTGATTACAACAATATCTATAATAATATTAGCTCTAGCAATCTTTTTAGCAGTAGTCTTACCAAGAAATATAGCTAACTTATTAAGTACTTTCCAAACAGGACTAATAGACTTCTTTAAATACTTAAACCGAGAGATGCCAGAAGTAGAATTGATAAAAATCGATTCAACAGATGAATTTGGGATGATGGCAAAAGTAGTTAATGAAAATATAGAGAAGACAAAAGTAGGGATAGAAGAAGATAGAAAATTAATAGATGAAACTATTACAGTATTAGGAGAGTTTGAACAAGGTGATTTAGTACAAAGACTAGATATAAGTGTGTCAAATCCAGCATTAATGCAACTAAAAGATGTATTAAATAAAATGGCAGATACTCTAGAAAACAATATTAACAATGTACTAGATATTGTAGAAGAATACTCTTCATATAATTATTTAAATAAGATATCTACACAAGGATTAAAAGAACATCTTTTAAAATTAGCATCTGGAGTAAATAATTTAGGTGATTCGATAACAGAAATGTTACTTGAAAATAAATCAAATGGATTGACTCTAGATAAAAGTTCGAATACCTTGTTAAAAAATGTGGATAAATTAAATCAAAGTTCAAATGAAGCTGCAAGCTCACTAGAAGAGACAGCAGCAGCTTTGGAAGAGATAACAAGTAATATAAGAAGTAATACAGAAAATATTGCAAAAATGTCTGAACTATCAAGTGGTGTAACAAAATCAGCAAATGAAGGTGAAGCATTAGCAAATGACACAACAGTAGCAATGGAAGAGATAAATGCACAAGTAACAGCAATAAAAGAAGCAATTACAGTAATTGATCAAATAGCTTTCCAAACAAATATTCTAAGTCTAAATGCAGCAGTAGAAGCAGCAACAGCAGGAGAAGCAGGGAAAGGATTTGCAGTAGTTGCAGGAGAAGTGCGAAATCTAGCTTCAAGAAGTGCAGAAGCAGCAAGTGAGATAAAATCATTAGTAGAAAATGCTACAAATAAAGCAAATGATGGGAAAAATATAGCAGGTGAAATGATAAAAGGATATAAAGCATTAAATAGTAATATCTTAGAATCAACAAACCTAATTACAGATATAGAAAGTGCTTCAAAAGAGCAACTGTCAGGAATAGAACAAATTAATGATGCTGTAAATGAATTAGATCAACAAACACAACAAAATGCAATGGTAGCATCTGAAACACAAGATATAGCAATCTTAACGGATGAAATAGCTAAACTAATTGTTAGTGATGCAAACAATAAAGAGTTTGCTGGAAAAGAGAATGTAAAAGCTAAATCAGCTGAGAATAAAGTAAAAGATACTCTTCCCGTTAAGAAAGAAGTTACAAAACCTGTAATAAAAAAAGAAGTAAAAAATGAAGTTATGAAATCCCAAAAAGATAACGATGAGTGGGAGAGCTTTTAA
- a CDS encoding GNAT family N-acetyltransferase: MTLSRDEYLESVQKLSHFENLKFLKNALDLWDNYYSWENFPPIALKVNNRHVTYLFYNISKNNKYLTINNILTPFKYRRNGYAYKLLKYLFSSVKPNKIERCKLYSVNNSIKFYNKLGLRYWGVTKELLYYSDFKMPEDIKEIEEINYEGSTDEFNDVELEDIYKKLKDNANSFDEKEIIIHKDCLKLMKSRFKFTDLSNEINKRDLK; encoded by the coding sequence GTGACTTTAAGTAGGGACGAATATCTAGAATCAGTACAAAAATTAAGCCATTTTGAGAATCTAAAGTTTTTAAAAAATGCACTTGATTTATGGGATAACTACTATAGTTGGGAAAATTTTCCTCCCATTGCTTTAAAGGTGAATAATCGACATGTTACATATCTTTTTTATAATATCTCTAAAAATAACAAATATCTAACAATAAACAATATTCTAACTCCCTTTAAATATAGAAGAAACGGTTATGCATATAAATTATTAAAATATCTTTTTTCTTCTGTAAAACCTAATAAAATCGAAAGATGTAAATTATATAGCGTGAACAACTCTATTAAATTTTATAATAAATTAGGTCTTAGGTATTGGGGTGTAACTAAGGAGTTACTTTATTATAGTGATTTTAAAATGCCTGAGGACATAAAAGAGATTGAAGAGATTAATTATGAGGGTTCAACTGATGAATTCAATGATGTGGAGTTAGAAGACATATACAAAAAACTAAAGGATAATGCAAACTCTTTTGATGAAAAAGAGATAATTATCCACAAAGATTGTTTAAAACTTATGAAAAGTCGTTTTAAATTTACTGATTTATCAAATGAAATAAATAAAAGAGATTTGAAATAG
- a CDS encoding DNA adenine methylase — protein sequence MSFQKLIPLYDKEEVLFYLDPPYVSTESYYKNTGGFGIKEHKELAALLSQVFTLL from the coding sequence ATGTCTTTTCAAAAGTTGATACCTCTATATGATAAAGAAGAGGTTTTATTTTATCTTGACCCACCATATGTGAGTACTGAAAGTTACTATAAAAATACAGGTGGATTTGGTATCAAAGAGCATAAAGAATTAGCAGCACTGTTGTCTCAAGTTTTTACTCTCTTATAA
- a CDS encoding S24 family peptidase: MQNYNEIIEKLKDILSQEHGNKKVLDKDVAAALGIEETNFRKQKHRNSIPYFEIMSFLAKRNISINWFFFNQLPESLIESTSNYIILKYQRTVTASAGGGAINYELDSTPLVIDKQLLDHINSRYKYTEVIKVFGESMEPDIKDESLVFIDKSKTDINSTGVYLINTNDGLYIKCIKVENDKVILKSNNQAFDDITLHIDDVDIVGRVCGVLVKV, translated from the coding sequence ATGCAAAATTATAACGAAATCATCGAAAAACTAAAAGACATACTATCTCAAGAGCATGGCAATAAAAAAGTATTAGACAAAGATGTTGCAGCAGCTCTTGGAATAGAAGAGACAAACTTCAGAAAACAAAAGCACCGTAATAGTATCCCATATTTTGAGATTATGAGCTTCTTAGCTAAAAGGAATATATCTATCAATTGGTTCTTCTTTAACCAACTTCCTGAGTCTCTGATTGAATCTACATCAAATTATATAATACTGAAGTATCAAAGAACTGTTACAGCTTCAGCTGGAGGTGGAGCTATAAACTATGAACTTGACTCAACTCCACTTGTAATAGATAAACAACTGCTAGACCATATTAATAGCAGATACAAATATACTGAAGTAATAAAAGTATTTGGTGAGTCCATGGAACCTGATATAAAAGATGAAAGCCTAGTTTTTATAGACAAGAGTAAAACAGATATAAATAGTACAGGTGTATATCTAATCAATACAAATGATGGCTTATATATTAAATGTATTAAAGTAGAAAATGATAAAGTTATTCTAAAATCAAACAACCAAGCTTTTGATGATATAACATTACATATAGATGATGTGGATATTGTTGGTAGAGTTTGTGGTGTGTTAGTAAAGGTATGA
- the rpsJ gene encoding 30S ribosomal protein S10: MEKIRLKLKAYDHRVLDRSVASIVEAVKRTGAELRGPIPLPTKIRRYTVIKGPHVNKDSREQFEIRVHSRMIDIVSATPDTVDSLMKLDLAPEVDVEVRSMGQE; the protein is encoded by the coding sequence ATGGAAAAAATAAGATTAAAGCTTAAGGCTTACGATCACAGAGTTTTAGACAGAAGTGTTGCTTCAATTGTTGAAGCTGTTAAGAGAACTGGTGCTGAGTTGAGAGGTCCTATACCTTTACCAACTAAAATCAGAAGATATACAGTAATCAAAGGTCCTCACGTAAATAAAGATTCAAGAGAACAATTCGAAATCAGAGTTCATTCAAGAATGATTGATATCGTATCTGCAACTCCTGATACAGTAGATTCATTAATGAAACTTGACTTAGCTCCTGAAGTTGATGTTGAAGTTAGATCTATGGGTCAAGAATAA
- the rplC gene encoding 50S ribosomal protein L3 — protein MEFIVEKIGMSRTVSVPAVPVTLLKVLDTKVCEVTDGVAIVSYSNGKKFNKTIEGQQKKYNLSKEFNRFATMEVANSEAGDLDVSGLAEAKILKTTFKTKGRGFSGAVKRWNFAGGRASHGHRMGKRTGSIGNAEWPGRVQPGKKMPGQYGNTNVSVKNEIFSFDAETGILAVKGSVSGPNGGLGKVRIAK, from the coding sequence ATGGAATTTATCGTAGAAAAAATTGGTATGAGTAGAACTGTTTCAGTTCCTGCTGTTCCTGTTACACTTTTAAAAGTTCTTGATACAAAAGTATGTGAAGTAACTGATGGTGTAGCAATTGTATCATATAGTAATGGTAAGAAATTTAACAAGACTATAGAAGGGCAACAAAAAAAATACAACTTATCTAAAGAGTTCAATAGATTTGCAACTATGGAAGTAGCAAATTCTGAAGCTGGAGATTTAGATGTATCTGGATTAGCAGAAGCTAAAATTTTAAAAACTACTTTTAAAACTAAAGGTAGAGGTTTCTCTGGTGCAGTTAAAAGATGGAACTTTGCTGGTGGTAGAGCATCACATGGTCATAGAATGGGAAAAAGAACTGGTTCAATCGGTAATGCTGAGTGGCCAGGTAGAGTTCAACCAGGTAAAAAAATGCCAGGACAATACGGAAATACAAATGTAAGTGTTAAAAATGAAATTTTCTCTTTTGATGCAGAAACTGGTATTTTAGCTGTTAAAGGTTCAGTATCTGGACCAAATGGTGGATTAGGAAAAGTAAGGATTGCTAAATGA
- the rplD gene encoding 50S ribosomal protein L4: MSNAVVVKTSELPETFKDVNSHNLYLYVKSYLAAQRANTARVKNRSEVRGGGKKPKAQKGSGGARWGSKRSPLFVGGGQVFGPSARNYNQKINKKQKVLALRFAINTHVEKESLFVVDSVTLESGKTKDAVAVINGLNQRDTLIIVDTIDEKTYLAYRNIKNCYMIEKQEVNAYIAAAYHSILVEKSVLEALKEA; the protein is encoded by the coding sequence ATGAGTAATGCAGTAGTAGTAAAAACAAGTGAATTACCTGAAACATTTAAAGATGTTAATTCACATAACTTATACTTATATGTAAAATCATACCTAGCAGCTCAAAGAGCAAACACAGCTAGAGTAAAAAACAGATCTGAAGTTAGAGGTGGTGGTAAAAAACCTAAAGCTCAAAAAGGTTCTGGTGGTGCAAGATGGGGTTCTAAAAGATCACCATTATTTGTTGGAGGTGGACAAGTATTTGGACCATCTGCAAGAAATTACAATCAAAAAATAAACAAAAAACAAAAAGTATTAGCATTAAGATTTGCTATTAATACTCATGTTGAAAAAGAGTCTTTATTTGTAGTTGATTCTGTTACATTAGAATCAGGTAAAACTAAAGATGCAGTTGCAGTTATAAATGGATTAAACCAAAGAGATACTTTAATCATCGTTGATACAATTGATGAGAAAACTTACTTAGCGTATAGAAACATTAAGAACTGTTATATGATTGAAAAACAAGAAGTAAATGCTTATATCGCAGCTGCTTATCACTCAATCTTAGTTGAGAAGTCAGTTCTTGAAGCATTAAAAGAGGCATAA
- a CDS encoding 50S ribosomal protein L23: MADITDIKAILYTEKTIELQESGVIVVQTSPRMTKSGLKDVFKEYFGVTPSKVNSLKQSGKVKRFRGKIGKRADFKKFYVTLPEGAEIANLSA; the protein is encoded by the coding sequence ATGGCAGATATTACAGATATTAAAGCAATATTATACACAGAAAAAACTATTGAGTTACAAGAAAGTGGTGTAATCGTTGTTCAGACTAGTCCTAGAATGACTAAAAGCGGATTAAAAGATGTTTTTAAAGAATATTTTGGAGTTACACCTTCAAAAGTTAATTCATTAAAACAAAGTGGTAAAGTTAAAAGATTTAGAGGGAAAATTGGTAAAAGAGCTGATTTCAAAAAATTCTATGTAACATTACCTGAGGGCGCTGAAATAGCGAACCTTTCAGCATAA
- the rplB gene encoding 50S ribosomal protein L2 produces the protein MAIKKFRPITPARRFMSVMDTSDITSKPTVRSLLTRVKATAGRNSNGRITSRHREAGAKKLYRIIDFKRDKFGVEGTVSTIEYDPYRNCRICLVTYSDGDKRYILQPSGLKVGAKISAAESGLDILPGNAMRLVNIPVGTMVHNIEMKPGKGGQIARSAGGYAQIMGREDKYVIMRLPSGEMRKILAVCMATIGIVGNEDFSNMVVGKAGRSRHLGIRPQTRGSAMNPIDHPHGGGEGKTNSGRHPVTPWGMPTKGYKTRKKKASDKLIISRKKK, from the coding sequence ATGGCAATTAAAAAATTTAGACCAATAACTCCTGCTAGAAGATTTATGTCAGTTATGGATACTTCTGATATTACTTCAAAACCAACAGTTAGATCTTTACTTACAAGAGTAAAAGCTACAGCTGGTAGAAATAGTAATGGTAGAATCACTTCAAGACATAGAGAAGCAGGTGCTAAAAAACTTTACAGAATTATCGATTTCAAAAGAGATAAATTTGGTGTAGAGGGTACTGTTTCTACAATTGAGTACGACCCATATAGAAACTGTAGAATCTGTTTAGTAACTTATTCAGATGGTGATAAAAGATATATTTTACAACCAAGTGGTTTAAAAGTTGGAGCAAAAATCTCTGCTGCTGAATCTGGTTTAGATATTCTTCCTGGAAATGCAATGAGACTTGTTAATATTCCAGTTGGTACTATGGTTCATAATATTGAAATGAAACCAGGAAAAGGCGGTCAAATCGCTAGATCTGCTGGTGGATATGCTCAAATTATGGGTAGAGAAGATAAATATGTAATTATGAGACTTCCTTCAGGTGAAATGAGAAAAATTCTTGCTGTTTGTATGGCAACTATTGGTATCGTTGGTAATGAAGATTTCTCTAACATGGTTGTTGGTAAAGCTGGTAGAAGTAGACACCTTGGAATTAGACCTCAAACTAGAGGATCTGCAATGAATCCAATTGATCACCCACACGGTGGTGGTGAAGGTAAAACTAACTCAGGTAGACATCCAGTTACTCCATGGGGTATGCCAACTAAAGGTTATAAAACTAGAAAGAAAAAAGCTAGTGATAAATTAATCATTTCAAGAAAAAAGAAGTAA
- the rpsS gene encoding 30S ribosomal protein S19, producing MSRSVKKGPFIDAHLMKKVIKAVETKDRKPIKTWSRRSTVLPDMIGLTFNVHNGRNFVPVNVTENHVGYKLGEFAPTRTFKGHKGSVQKKVG from the coding sequence ATGTCAAGATCAGTAAAAAAAGGTCCATTTATAGACGCGCACTTAATGAAAAAAGTTATCAAAGCAGTTGAGACTAAAGATAGAAAACCAATTAAAACTTGGTCAAGAAGATCAACAGTTTTACCTGATATGATTGGCTTAACTTTTAATGTGCACAATGGAAGAAACTTCGTACCTGTAAATGTTACAGAGAACCACGTGGGTTATAAATTAGGTGAATTTGCACCAACTAGAACTTTTAAGGGTCACAAAGGCTCTGTTCAGAAGAAGGTAGGATAA
- the rplV gene encoding 50S ribosomal protein L22 → MGKAILRFIRVSPIKARLIAREVQGMNAEYAIASLEFTPNKAAGLISKVIASAVANSGLEAEDAVITSARVDKGPVLKRFTPRARGSASPKHKPTAHIFIEVEAAPKGDK, encoded by the coding sequence ATGGGTAAAGCTATATTAAGATTTATTAGAGTTTCTCCAATTAAAGCAAGACTTATTGCTAGAGAAGTTCAAGGTATGAATGCAGAGTATGCTATTGCATCTTTAGAATTTACACCTAACAAAGCTGCTGGATTAATTTCAAAAGTTATTGCTTCTGCAGTTGCAAACTCTGGATTAGAAGCTGAAGATGCAGTTATTACATCTGCAAGAGTTGATAAAGGTCCAGTATTAAAAAGATTTACTCCAAGAGCAAGAGGTTCTGCTTCTCCAAAGCATAAGCCAACGGCACATATTTTTATTGAAGTAGAAGCTGCACCTAAAGGAGATAAGTAA
- the rpsC gene encoding 30S ribosomal protein S3 encodes MGQKVNPIGLRLGINRNWESRWFPKFSSMPANVAEDSKIRKFVKKELYYAGIAQTLIERTAKKVRVTVVAARPGIIIGKKGADVEKLKNSLTKLVGKEIAVNIKEERKPQLSGQLAAENVAQQLERRVAFRRAMKRVMQNAIKGGAKGIKVSVSGRLGGAEMARTEWYLEGRVPLHTLRARIDYGFAEAHTTYGCVGVKVWIFKGEVLAKGIPVEKEEAAKPKRRPTKKRGK; translated from the coding sequence ATGGGTCAAAAAGTTAATCCAATTGGTTTAAGATTAGGTATCAATAGAAACTGGGAATCAAGATGGTTTCCTAAATTCTCTTCTATGCCTGCTAATGTTGCAGAAGATAGCAAAATTAGAAAATTCGTTAAAAAAGAGCTTTACTATGCAGGAATCGCTCAAACTTTAATCGAAAGAACAGCAAAAAAAGTAAGAGTAACAGTTGTTGCTGCAAGACCTGGTATCATTATTGGTAAAAAAGGTGCAGACGTTGAGAAATTAAAAAATTCTTTAACTAAATTAGTTGGTAAAGAAATTGCTGTAAACATTAAAGAAGAGAGAAAACCACAACTTTCTGGTCAATTAGCTGCTGAAAATGTTGCTCAACAATTAGAAAGAAGAGTTGCATTTAGAAGAGCTATGAAAAGAGTTATGCAAAATGCTATTAAAGGTGGAGCAAAAGGAATTAAAGTTTCTGTTTCTGGTAGACTTGGTGGAGCTGAAATGGCTAGAACTGAGTGGTACTTAGAAGGAAGAGTTCCTTTACATACTTTAAGAGCTAGAATTGATTATGGTTTTGCTGAAGCACATACTACATATGGTTGTGTTGGTGTAAAAGTTTGGATTTTCAAAGGTGAAGTACTTGCTAAAGGTATTCCAGTTGAAAAAGAAGAAGCTGCTAAACCAAAAAGAAGACCAACAAAGAAAAGAGGTAAATAA
- the rplP gene encoding 50S ribosomal protein L16, producing MLMPKRTKYRKVMKGRNRGKSMRANTLAYGNIGIKALEHGRIDSRQIEAARIAMTRAIKRQGKVWICVFPAKPLTAKPLETRMGKGKGPVDKWVMNIKPGRICFEMAGVSDEVARVALTLAVHKLPFKCKIVTKESENDLF from the coding sequence ATGTTAATGCCTAAAAGAACAAAATATAGAAAAGTAATGAAGGGGCGAAATAGAGGTAAATCTATGAGAGCCAACACATTAGCATATGGAAATATTGGAATTAAAGCTTTAGAGCATGGTAGAATTGATTCAAGACAAATTGAAGCTGCCAGAATTGCTATGACAAGAGCTATTAAAAGACAAGGTAAAGTATGGATTTGTGTATTCCCAGCTAAACCACTTACTGCAAAACCATTAGAAACAAGAATGGGTAAAGGTAAAGGTCCAGTTGACAAATGGGTAATGAACATTAAGCCAGGTAGAATTTGTTTCGAGATGGCTGGTGTAAGTGATGAAGTTGCTAGAGTTGCATTGACTTTAGCAGTTCACAAATTACCATTTAAATGTAAAATTGTAACAAAAGAGAGCGAAAATGACTTATTCTGA
- the rpmC gene encoding 50S ribosomal protein L29: MTYSDIKDKSLNELNELLKEKKVLLFELKAKLKTMQLTNTSELNVAKKDIAKIQTAITAVKAK, encoded by the coding sequence ATGACTTATTCTGATATTAAAGATAAAAGCCTAAACGAGCTAAACGAGTTATTAAAAGAGAAAAAGGTGCTTCTTTTTGAATTAAAAGCTAAGCTAAAAACTATGCAGTTGACTAATACATCTGAATTAAATGTTGCGAAAAAAGATATCGCAAAAATTCAAACAGCTATTACTGCAGTAAAAGCTAAGTAA
- the rpsQ gene encoding 30S ribosomal protein S17 produces the protein MSTHKREIQGVVVKVSGDKTASVLVTRSVLHPKYHKTVKRFKKYLVHDEKNELAEGDTVIAIECRPLSKTKSFRLKTIVATGVK, from the coding sequence ATGAGTACGCATAAAAGAGAGATTCAAGGTGTAGTGGTAAAAGTTTCTGGAGATAAAACTGCTTCTGTTTTAGTAACAAGATCAGTATTACATCCTAAATACCACAAAACTGTTAAGAGATTTAAAAAATATTTAGTTCATGATGAAAAAAATGAATTAGCTGAAGGTGATACTGTAATTGCGATTGAGTGTAGACCTTTATCTAAGACTAAATCTTTTAGATTAAAGACAATTGTTGCTACAGGAGTTAAATAA
- the rplN gene encoding 50S ribosomal protein L14, whose amino-acid sequence MIQSFTRLNVADNTGAKEIMCIKVLGGSKRRYATVGDVIVASVKKAIPTGKVKKGQVVKAVVVRTHKEVQRENGSLIRFDDNAAVILDAKKEPIGTRIFGPVAREVRYSGFMKIVSLAPEVL is encoded by the coding sequence ATGATTCAAAGTTTTACTAGATTAAACGTAGCAGACAACACAGGTGCAAAAGAGATCATGTGTATCAAAGTTTTAGGTGGTTCTAAAAGAAGATATGCAACAGTTGGTGACGTTATCGTTGCTTCTGTTAAAAAAGCTATTCCTACTGGAAAAGTTAAAAAAGGTCAAGTTGTTAAAGCTGTTGTTGTTAGAACTCACAAAGAAGTTCAAAGAGAAAATGGTTCATTAATCAGATTTGATGATAATGCAGCAGTTATTCTTGATGCAAAAAAAGAACCAATTGGAACAAGAATTTTTGGACCAGTTGCTAGAGAAGTTAGATATTCAGGTTTCATGAAGATCGTTTCACTTGCACCGGAGGTATTATAA